The region CCTGATTGAAACAATTCTGATTAAGCAATGCCAATTCTGATTAAGCAATCCATGGCCGTTGGATTAATtttataaacaaattaaaatctaaaaataCCCAATCACAAGCCAATCAAATTGTGTCATATTCACTCCTCTAAAGTCTAATGTACTAATGAAGATGGACAATATTTTGGTTACAAACGGAAGAGAAGATGGACAATTtgggatttggatcctctccatccaACTTCTCTCCATCCCTCTCCATCTAAAATCTGAgccatcgattttaaattttaaaggtgaggattaattcatgttttctctctcttcttaaattAATCCAAtcctttaaatttcaaaatcaatggcTCAGATTTGGATGGAGAGAGGATAGAGGGAACAtggatggagaggatccaaacccGACAATTTGATTGTGCACTTTTTAGcttcaaaatattttataaaatccctttccgatgaagcaaaaaaaaaaattataaaatcaatCTCCAAATTAATGAACCAATGATCCTCCCATGATTAATCCTCCAAGTTATTCCGGTGACTGCACAACAAAAATGGAATATTGGAGGTGTGTAACGCGGTTGTTGTTTATAGACAGTAAATGAGAAAAGTTTCCAAACTTGTTTTTTCTTCACAAATCCAATTGTTCCCTATTCATCATCAATCAACACCAATCTCTTCCTTATATATAATCACACCGTGCTCTCTTCCAGTTCCACACTTTCTTCTCTAGCAAAATCATCACAAACACCATTGCTAGTTGTGTTGTTTGCTACTAAACCAAACCTTCACTTCTGTTTCCCTCTGCTTTGGCCCCAACACAACACAAGCATGAGTGAGTTATCATTTAATCTCATCTCTGCCTATTTCCTCACCATTTTTTCTCACCCTCAATACTTTTcttacttcatcttcttctcccatTACCTCCTCTCTTTTCTCTCCCCCTTGTTCATCACATTCACCACAGCCCTTCTCCTTGTTGCTACTGAAAAGTGTAGTACTAGTAGTTCTGACTCCGACTTGCACAAGGAAATCGGACTTGTTGGTGAATCAATCTGTGAAGTTTTTGAGCCAGAGTCGGCGGAAGAAGATTGTTCAGAAGAAAGGGAAGATTTTTTCCCAGTGGAAGAGCCAAACTTTAACTTTGATGAAAACCCAGTTGTTGAGAATGCAGATATAGAGGAAGCTGCTGCGGAAGTTCAAATGGAAGACAAAGAAGCCAATGCACTAGATGCTGCTGCAGAAGTTCAAATGGAAGACAAAGAAGCCGAGAAACTAGATGCTGCTGAATCCAATAAAGTTGAAGAAAAATGGCCCTTGAGAAGTGGTTACAAAGGGATGGGTAATAGGGACATTTATGCTAATAAAGCGAGTAGAGAAGATGCTTTAGGTGCACAAGTGCAGGTTGGGAGTGGAAAAGGTATAGGGAATAATCAAGCACTTTGTTGTAATCTTGGAAGTTTTGGTTCACGGAGGGCGGAAAATGAGTGGAGGAGGACCTTGTCCTGCAAACGGCACAATGCAGATGATGAAAGTGAAGGAGCATTGGATATGCTTTGGAATCACAATGGAAGTGAAGGAATGAAAATGCTCTGGGATATATTCAACAacaaagaagaggaagaagagaacaaTGGAAGTGAAGACGGAATGGATATGCTTTGGGAAACATTTTACGAGGAGGAAAGAAACACAAAGAAGGGTAGTAACAAACAAGGTAAATCGTGCTGCTTGCCAGTTTGGAAATTCTCTACACGGAAGATGAAATTCTCTatagggaagaagatgaatttaGGAATTGGAAGTCCTAACCTTCTCAAATTTTCCAAGGCCTTGAAAGGCATTAGTTTTTCTCCTTCTGCATTTAGGAATGACAAGATGAATTTAGGAATGGGAAGTCCCAAccttttcaaattctccaagtCCTTGAAAGGCATTAGTTTTTCTCCTTGTGTATTTAGGAATGAGAAGATGAATTTAGGAATGGGAAGTCCCAAccttctcaaattctccaagtCCTTGAAAGGCATTAGTTTTACTCTTGAGCATTTCCTTCAAGATGAGAtgtaattatttttcatatcaatataATGATGCACATGAAAATAGCCCAATGCACATATTTTGGAATTACATATACAAGCCAAAACTATGATCTTATTGTTCACTTTTCTCATACTCAATTGTAACATGAGCATGGTTACAACTCCACATTATGCATCTGAATTTAAAGAGTGATAATTTGGAAGACAGATCTAGTTAGATAactcttttcttattttttggcTACATAAGCATAGTATTGTAACATAGGAACAACAAATGCGACGACCAACAAACCTCCAACTACAAGAGAGAATTGTCCACGCTTCTGTTCTGTCTCTTCCTTGGTTCTGAAGTTAGACTCACGTTTGTTGTCTTTAACTTGGGGACCACCAGGATCTGGAAGCCCGTCAATGGCTGCAACTAGCCGTTTAGCAGTGCTTAGAACAGCTTCGTTGTACTTCTCATCCGTAGCCAATACTGCATATAAAAACCAGACATAGGTAGTTCTGTAAACCTTAAGAAATGATTATGGCAGCTCCTTTTTTATCAAGGCTTCAGAAGTTTGACAAGTTTTATATTACAAACTAGCAAACTATCAATAGTATCCATCCACTCAAATGAGTAAAACTGTATTGAAGTTAATGGTAACAAGACAGAACCCAGACGACTTATAACATGTTAAGACTTTGGATCAGCTTCtctttcatcagaatcaattctgttcTGAAAGACAAAAGCTACTCATTAAAGCTTTTTCCTAGAACTAATTATGGATTCAGAATCAATTGAAGAAAGGTTTCCAAACATACACTTCAAGTGCCCATCATATTGGGTGAACGTTTTTAGATCTAGAAACATCCCCTATAGTTAACTTCATGATTTCAAAATGCCTTTAAAAATGAGGTATTATACTGAACGAAAGATTAGAACTAGGTGGAGACATGAATTCGAAATTTGAGCTTCTCCACTTTTTCAGAATTTAGCTAGTTTAGGCCTTAGTTAACGACAGGTGATGTTTTTAGCATAAACATAAACCAAACTGATAAGGACTAAACTGATACATGTATGAAAGATCTTTAAATCAAAATTCTCATTCATCATCTATCAAATTCAAACCCAGATCATGTCATATATGGCCATATTCATTTTCATCAACAGATGATAATCAACAATTCATATTTGCCAGCCATACTCACCAATGAAACCATAAATGGATAGATCAAACTTTAGGAAGTACCTGGAAGGTTCTCTGCGACAGTGGCATCAAGAATATTTTCTCCCACTGCTTGGACAAAAGCCGGGCCACCGGTGACCGCTCCTTCTTTCTGACTGGTGACAAGAACCACAATACCCTTGTCATTACCCTCTTCTACAGAAGGATACCATCGCTCCAAAACTTGGTCAGCATACTCAAAAGCATCAGCTTTGCTCTGCATAACCACATCACACAATCATCTAAATATTTAGCATTTTGTTTCTCCATGGACAAGGGTGCACAACACAAGCAGCATGTTTGAAACATAGCACATAATCAGCATGTTTGTATTCACTTCTAATCTTGCCAAAATCACTTCTCCTCTCACAAAAGCAACTCCTATAACATGTTGAAATGAACTTCCCTTCCCTCAAAATCAATAGTGACACTCAAAAGCTATTCACAAAAGTTTCTCccctagaattgattttgattttagaatcaCTTCTCTTCCAAATGAAAAAGCATAACTAGTTTCCAAACACACGCACAATGGTGAGAGTTTGTCTATTGCTCCTCCATGTTCTTCTAATGTTGGCATTTAAAAAAGTTATAGCAGGTTTGAATTAGCTTTTTTTCagcataatcaattctgaaagcCACAAGCTAATCACATAAGCTTctacccagaattgattctgactttagaatcaattatagaagaatttccaaacatttACTTAATGGTTGTgcaactaactaactaaccgtGAGTTTTCGAACTGTgataaaattgatgtgaaattTCTTCCTCGACTCCAAATCAGACAATAGTCCCTTCAAATCAGACCTAGTGACCCGACTAAGCACTCCTGCATCATCAACCACATAAGAATCCTTGGCTGGAACCTCGTTGAGAACATCAAACTCAGAAGCCAGAGCATTGCCACTGAGGAAGATTGGGCTGAAATTCAGTGCCAAGGTGATAGCCAAAGCTGCAAGACCCTGTTGAGCATGACTCAGCCAGCTTGTGCCTGAGGAAGCCAATGAAGGTTTAAGAGATAAAGTTTGATTCTTTCTGAGGCTGGAAATAATGGGTCTGGAGCAGAAGAGAGAATTGGACTTGGGTAAGGGAGAGGGAGGAGATAAGAGGAGTCTTGTGGGTGAAGGTTTGATGCTGGAGAGTGGAGGGAGAGTCATGTGAGGAGGAAAAATGGTTCCCATGAGGAAGAAGATTGGGAAGGATTCAACTTCTGCAgagtgtttcttcttcttcttcttcttcttcttctcttccacATCACTCTCTGAGCTTTGATTTGGTTCACATTTTGGGTGGTCTCCATTGGTTGTCTGTGTTTCAAAGAGGATAATGTATGTTTTTAGTCCACAgaacaaaaatataaattaattttctcTGAACTGAAACTATTTATCATAaatacaaataaataatttattgtACCAACAAAATATTTAATTGTACATTTAGTCCATTAATTTGCACTGAGAAATTTAAATCTATTATAAgttttaaacatttttttcactctctcaattgttgtttttttttaatatttattttgtgtttgaatattttaaatttcatgTTAGTTTTTTCTAATGGAAAATAATCGGACAACTACGAGCCTAAGTGCCTAACACATCTCTTGCTAAGAAGGGTTAAATCATATGTGAAGAAGTATCAAATATAGTGATGTCACACTGCAAAGTCGAACTAATTCCAACAAGACAATTTGTAGAGGAGCTTCTTTAGGAACATGGCGAAGACAAACTTTCCAACTACGAGTCAAAATCTGATGAATCTTAAGAAGACCCTTAGCATAGCATATGTATGGAACCTTAAAGAATCATTAGCTACATAATCAACCATCTCTAAGCAATCTGTTTCATGCACATATTTTCTATTGTTCACATACCATAATAAAACTGAGACCATGTCTTAAACACCAATTTCTGCACATACTAAATCACCTCCCCTAACATCGGCATAAAACCCGCACTTCCAAGCTCTATTACCCTCTCGAATCAAACCTCCCATGCCTATTTCTCGGCTAATTGCACTAAATGCTTCATCAACATTTAAAATGACATAACCCAATACTAGTTTACAGGAAATGAAATAGTTTAAAATATTCAAAATGTAAATTTGGTATTTTCTTTttacaaaaattaataatttatgaaataattttttttagattttattattttaattggtaaattttaagtaaaagtatataaaataattatcaaTTAATTCAATTGATGAAAAATTAACTGGATTGTCTAAATCACCCACCTCGAAAATGATTTAACATCATCATAGGTGATCTATAGAATCATaaccttttatttatttcttataaATGATTTTATTGATCCAATCAACCATGAGGTTAGTGGATGAGTAAAAGATAGtctcaataatttcaaaaattatATGAGGTAGAAAAATAACCGTGAAATTGAAGTGATAGATCACTTCTAACATAACTATTTCAATACCAAAAATGTGTTGGTTCGAGTAGAAGAAGCTCAAGTTTCTTAAGTATGTAGAGTCAGATTCGATCCCTAGATCAATGTGTATTAAAAAACACTGTTCGAGGTCGTCTCCCACTTTAATGTATGATAGTACTTCGAAAGATTAGTCTCTCAACTATATCTCGAGAGATTAGTCTCTCACCTATCGGGTGTGAGAATACTCTAGACTCTCGAAATAACTATTTCAATGTGTGGGGTACATTTTTtagataaaaacatatttaatactCAGAtgacaaacattttttttttgttttccgaGCTATTTCCACGACCACAatcatgagactaatccctcgagTTTCGAAAATCACGTTTAGTGAGTATGTCAATCCCAACGAATGCTTCTTCATACCACCACCCGAAAATTAAACTGATGATTAAGAAGCACTTGTGAAATTAACTTATGAGTTTCATAGTTCATTCCAAATAAAAGAAACATGATCCAAAAGATGTTAAAACATTCTAGTATTCTACTATAGAAATGACCTCAAGTGCCCCTTCATGGTGGTTGAGCTTCTCTTTTTCCTCTGTACCAGAAATTTATCCTTAATGATGTCCCTCCTTTAATAACTATATCCATGCTCTGCCTTTCATGGCCATTCTTTTATCCAACCTTGCCATTTCCAATCCTAAacccttcttctccatcacctCAAAACCCATAACTTGTGCCACCAACCTCACTTCCAAACGCAACCTCCTTCTCCAAACTTCTCTGCTCTGCGTTACCATTGGTCTCAGTCCTCAACTCCCAGCTGCCTTATCTTCACCTCAAAATCCACCGTCCAAATCGCTTCTCTCTAGCATTGAAAACACCAAGTCTTGGTACCAGTTCTCCGGTGATGGCTTTGCTATTCGAGTCCCACCAGAGTTTGAAGATATCACAGAACCTGAAGTAAGAAAATGCACTTACTAgttgttttgtatttttttttctgttcaaGTTTCTATATTGTAATTTAGAAAATTGCAGTTAAAAAGTAATTTGTGAAATGTGTTTGGAAACTTTTAAATTTGTGATGAATTTTTAATTCAGTTAATTTAAGTTGGGGTTAGTTGGAGTTAGTTGTAATAGGGAGCTGTGCATATTTGGAAATcattctataattgattctcgAGCTAAAATCTATTTTGGGGCGAAGtttctgtgagtagcttctgggttttagaattaaatttgaggaaagagaaggtgatccaaacatgctattagttgGTTAAATGGAGTTAATTGAGATGATGAACCATTGCAACTCAATTTCCAGGCAGCTTAACAATAGTATCAttgcaaagttatgaaatttTCTGTTGAATGAGCTGGTTTTCCATTGCTTGTAGGATTTGAATGCTGGACTGACTCTTTATGGGGACAGGGCAAAGACACCGCCTTTTGCGGCACAGTTTGCATCTTCCGATAGGTAATTTTAGCTTCAAACTCCCTACACCCAAGTTTCTTACTCTGCACTTACATCTATGtttataagaaaaaataagCATCTTGTTTATGTTTGAAACAGGAATGAGGTTCTGAGTGTGGTTACTAAGCCAACTAATCAACTTAAAATCACCTTCTTAGAGGTAATCAGATAATCAAGAGCTTTATATAGTTAGATATAGATATATTAGCTATTTGTACATCAGAAACCCTTGTCCTAGTCAATATGGTGTGTCTGCAGCTTGACCTTATATTTTGTATTGCATATTTTCTGTCTTCCCCAATTGTTTGCCATCTGGTGCTTTTTAtgtctttcctagtcttgacaTTTCATATAAACTCGTGGAACTTATATATTCTTCATTGATTGGAGCAGGCTAAGGATATAACTGATTTAGGCTCCTTGAGGGAAGCAGCAAAAATATTTGTGCCAGGTGCTATTTAGTTCTAACTTCTGCATGTTTTTGTCGGTTCTCAAAGAAGTTAACTTTATGGTATAGACTATAGATTGTCAGTATTTCCCAACATTTTATTCTGTAGATGATATGATTACTTCATTGCTCTTTCTGTTTAGTAGTATTTCTTGATTTCAGTATCTTATTCTTCCCACAATGTACATGCAGGAGAGGCATCACTGTACTCTGCAAGAGCAATAAAAGTTAAGGAAGTTGATGGTTTTAGGTAAGCTCATTTTCAACTGACTGGAACTATATAGGTATCATGAGTCACGACTCTAAACTCAAGTCATGACTAGCACATAGACTAAACATGTACACTATCTAGCTTAGCAAATTTAGCAACCATCACATAATAATTCTCCCAACTAACTACGCATTCAAATTTGTCCATCATCCCAAAATAATAAACACCTGTCAAATGTTCAACAGAAGCCAAAAGAAATTTGACACTAGCCTCCTTGTAGCTGTAGAATGTAAATATATTCATAACAACATCAAAAGGGATACCAAAACAAGGAGGCCTACCCAAAAGAAAGTGACGCCGAAGTTGAAAAATGAATAAAAGGTTAAGTCATATAGACTCAGCAAGAGCGTAAGTAAAAGGGGAGACCAACAAGACACGAtgataattctttcaaaactTAGTGACAGACATGCTAGAGCACTGAATACAATTGATCCAAATAGTCTAAATAAAGTATGTGCATAAAAGTCATAAATTTGCTAGTTTAGCATATTGAAGTTGAAAATAATGATACTTGTAATAACACCAAGCAAGTTAAAGAGATAAGAATGGAAGTAGAATCAGATAAAATATATCAAATGAAAGAGCATAGGAAATCTGAAAATTTAATTACAATAAGGATCGCATATAAGAGAACCAAAATCTAAGGTGACTTCATCTTAGTGATAACCCTCTCCTAATAATGTTGGCCTCTCCCTTAGGGGAAGTTTCATCTAACATATAGTCATTTCCTCTCAAATTCGTGTCAATTATATTGTATCATCTCATTTAGGGGTAGCTCTATCTTATCGATGACCATCTCCATGCATTGACCGCTCTCCATCTCATGGAGAGCCCTATCCTACTAGAATCACATAACTAGGTGCATCTATGGTATTACACCCACTAATTGCTACGGTAACATGGATCGCCCCCGAAAAATACGAAGTTTCAAATAATTATTGTTTCATGTCAAAGCCATTTCCAAAGGTGGAATTCTCAATCTCATACTTTGCAAATTTGATACCTTTAATATATACTTGTTCATTTTCGAGTTCGTTGATATTAGAAAGAAAGGCCTATAAATAAACAGCATTAAAGGATATACTTTCCCCAGATGCTAGGATACTCAAAATGCAACAGCATTGAAGTATGGGCTTTTCTAATTTCAGGAATTACTATTTCTATGAGTTTGGTAATGATCAACTGCACATAGCATTGATGGCAGGTGTCAGCGGTGGAAAGGTTTGTTGCTACTTGTATTTACGTTTTCAGATATAAATAACTCATCCATATGAGCTGCAGTATGCTATGCCAGGAATATATCATAGGCCATCAACTTTTGCTAGTTGATCAGTACCAAAGAAAGTAGAC is a window of Lotus japonicus ecotype B-129 chromosome 5, LjGifu_v1.2 DNA encoding:
- the LOC130718445 gene encoding UPF0603 protein At1g54780, chloroplastic, with protein sequence MGTIFPPHMTLPPLSSIKPSPTRLLLSPPSPLPKSNSLFCSRPIISSLRKNQTLSLKPSLASSGTSWLSHAQQGLAALAITLALNFSPIFLSGNALASEFDVLNEVPAKDSYVVDDAGVLSRVTRSDLKGLLSDLESRKKFHINFITVRKLTSKADAFEYADQVLERWYPSVEEGNDKGIVVLVTSQKEGAVTGGPAFVQAVGENILDATVAENLPVLATDEKYNEAVLSTAKRLVAAIDGLPDPGGPQVKDNKRESNFRTKEETEQKRGQFSLVVGGLLVVAFVVPMLQYYAYVAKK
- the LOC130720356 gene encoding uncharacterized protein LOC130720356, giving the protein MAILLSNLAISNPKPFFSITSKPITCATNLTSKRNLLLQTSLLCVTIGLSPQLPAALSSPQNPPSKSLLSSIENTKSWYQFSGDGFAIRVPPEFEDITEPEDLNAGLTLYGDRAKTPPFAAQFASSDRNEVLSVVTKPTNQLKITFLEAKDITDLGSLREAAKIFVPGEASLYSARAIKVKEVDGFRNYYFYEFGNDQLHIALMAGVSGGKAIIAGATASQSKWDVDGVRLRSAAVSLKIL
- the LOC130719762 gene encoding uncharacterized protein LOC130719762, with the translated sequence MSELSFNLISAYFLTIFSHPQYFSYFIFFSHYLLSFLSPLFITFTTALLLVATEKCSTSSSDSDLHKEIGLVGESICEVFEPESAEEDCSEEREDFFPVEEPNFNFDENPVVENADIEEAAAEVQMEDKEANALDAAAEVQMEDKEAEKLDAAESNKVEEKWPLRSGYKGMGNRDIYANKASREDALGAQVQVGSGKGIGNNQALCCNLGSFGSRRAENEWRRTLSCKRHNADDESEGALDMLWNHNGSEGMKMLWDIFNNKEEEEENNGSEDGMDMLWETFYEEERNTKKGSNKQGKSCCLPVWKFSTRKMKFSIGKKMNLGIGSPNLLKFSKALKGISFSPSAFRNDKMNLGMGSPNLFKFSKSLKGISFSPCVFRNEKMNLGMGSPNLLKFSKSLKGISFTLEHFLQDEM